One segment of Deltaproteobacteria bacterium DNA contains the following:
- a CDS encoding IS630 family transposase, with protein MPFPRRRARLELAAAIRAELTLLSRSRGEAAQRVERARMLLAYADGESVSSIARQMGTNRPKVERCIDKALQLGAKAALSDMPGRGRKVTIPEDARAWLVALACRKPKDLGYSHEFWTTKLLAAHAQKHGSAAGHPSLSRLSRGSVSKVLTAQEVRPRKIAYYLERRDPEFEVKMAQVLYVYKEVELIREKWRGVSSILAVLSYDEKPGIQAIANTVPDLMPVPGEHPGIDRDHEYVRHGTVNLMAGIDLLSGQVIGQVRNRHRSREFIELLKRIDAIYPAGAVIRMVPDNHSAQLSKETRTYLATVPNRFDFVFTPKHGSWLNLIENFFVKMTRTMLSGIRVKSKAELKQRIELYLEEINQAPAIHRWKYGLDSIAVE; from the coding sequence ATGCCGTTTCCGAGGCGGAGAGCGCGGTTGGAACTGGCTGCGGCAATTCGCGCGGAATTGACGTTGCTGAGTCGGTCTCGGGGAGAAGCGGCCCAACGGGTCGAACGGGCCCGCATGCTTCTGGCCTATGCGGATGGGGAGTCCGTTTCCTCCATTGCGCGTCAAATGGGGACCAATCGGCCCAAGGTTGAACGGTGCATTGACAAGGCGTTGCAGTTGGGAGCGAAGGCGGCGTTGTCCGATATGCCGGGGCGCGGTCGCAAAGTGACGATTCCGGAAGACGCTCGCGCCTGGCTGGTGGCTCTGGCCTGTCGGAAACCGAAGGATCTCGGCTATTCCCACGAATTTTGGACGACGAAGCTTTTGGCCGCCCACGCCCAAAAACACGGTTCGGCGGCAGGGCACCCGAGCCTGTCGCGACTCTCGCGCGGATCCGTCTCCAAGGTCTTGACGGCGCAAGAGGTCCGCCCGCGCAAGATCGCTTATTATCTGGAACGGCGTGATCCCGAATTCGAGGTCAAGATGGCGCAGGTGCTCTACGTTTACAAAGAGGTCGAACTGATCCGGGAGAAGTGGCGGGGCGTCTCGTCCATCCTGGCGGTTCTGTCCTATGACGAAAAGCCGGGGATTCAGGCCATCGCCAACACGGTGCCGGACCTGATGCCCGTTCCGGGGGAACATCCGGGGATCGATCGGGATCACGAGTATGTCCGGCACGGAACCGTGAATCTCATGGCGGGGATCGATCTGCTGTCGGGTCAGGTGATCGGGCAGGTGCGTAACCGGCACCGCAGCCGGGAGTTCATCGAACTCCTGAAACGGATCGATGCCATTTACCCGGCGGGGGCGGTGATCCGCATGGTCCCGGACAACCATTCGGCCCAACTTTCCAAGGAAACGCGAACGTATCTGGCGACGGTCCCGAACCGATTTGATTTCGTTTTTACGCCCAAACACGGCTCGTGGCTCAACCTGATCGAGAATTTCTTCGTGAAGATGACCAGGACGATGCTGAGCGGGATTCGCGTGAAATCGAAGGCCGAACTGAAACAGCGGATCGAACTCTACCTGGAGGAGATCAATCAAGCTCCGGCGATCCACCGGTGGAAGTATGGCCTGGATTCCATCGCGGTCGAGTGA
- the ltrA gene encoding group II intron reverse transcriptase/maturase, translating into MEKVVRREKLLEAHRRVVRNDGAPGVDGMTVDNLWGYCREHWSRHREELLGGTYHSWPVRKVDIPKPGGTGVRMPGIPTVQNRLIQQALLQVLHPIFAAIFSDASFGFRPGRSTHDGVRRAQANMTEGRRWVVDMDLEKFFDRLNHDVLMARAVRRVKDKRVLGLILRYLQAWMMEDGLVSPRTQGTPQGAPPSPVLRNILLDDLDKELERRGHRFVRYADDCNIYVKSKAAGDRVLASLERFPGKVPRLSVDRDISAVNRPRRRKFLGYRVTWHHDPKLKVAPESVNRFEDKLRETFRQVRGRSLSTVVKELGPVIRGWVACFRPAPVKEFYEEPIE; encoded by the coding sequence ATGGAGAAGGTGGTGCGTCGCGAGAAACTGCTCGAAGCGCACCGGCGTGTGGTGAGAAACGACGGAGCACCGGGCGTGGACGGGATGACTGTCGACAATCTGTGGGGCTATTGCCGCGAGCACTGGTCACGCCATCGGGAGGAATTGCTCGGCGGAACGTATCACTCTTGGCCGGTGCGGAAGGTGGATATCCCGAAACCCGGCGGGACGGGAGTGCGGATGCCGGGAATTCCCACGGTTCAGAATCGCCTGATCCAGCAGGCGCTGCTTCAGGTCTTGCATCCTATCTTCGCCGCGATCTTTTCGGATGCGAGCTTCGGCTTCCGGCCGGGGCGCAGCACGCACGATGGGGTGCGCCGCGCACAGGCGAACATGACGGAAGGGCGGCGATGGGTGGTGGACATGGACCTGGAGAAATTCTTTGACCGCCTGAACCACGACGTGCTGATGGCGCGGGCGGTGAGGCGGGTGAAGGACAAGCGCGTCCTCGGTCTGATCCTCCGGTACTTGCAGGCGTGGATGATGGAGGATGGGTTGGTGTCACCCCGGACGCAGGGCACGCCGCAGGGCGCGCCGCCGTCTCCTGTGTTGCGCAACATCCTTTTGGATGACCTCGACAAGGAGCTTGAACGTCGGGGGCATCGGTTCGTCCGATACGCCGACGACTGCAACATTTACGTGAAGTCGAAGGCGGCGGGGGACCGGGTGCTGGCCTCGCTGGAGCGATTCCCGGGAAAGGTGCCGCGGCTCTCGGTCGACCGCGATATTAGCGCGGTGAATCGTCCGCGGCGGCGGAAGTTTCTGGGTTACAGGGTCACGTGGCACCATGATCCGAAACTGAAGGTCGCCCCGGAGTCGGTGAATCGTTTCGAGGACAAGCTCCGCGAGACGTTCCGGCAGGTACGCGGAAGAAGCCTCTCCACCGTGGTCAAGGAACTCGGCCCCGTGATTCGGGGTTGGGTCGCCTGCTTTCGGCCAGCGCCGGTGAAGGAATTCTATGAAGAACCCATTGAGTGA